One window from the genome of Anser cygnoides isolate HZ-2024a breed goose chromosome 8, Taihu_goose_T2T_genome, whole genome shotgun sequence encodes:
- the AK4 gene encoding adenylate kinase 4, mitochondrial — protein sequence MASKVLRAVVLGPPGSGKGTVCERIARSFGLQHLSSGQFLRESLRRGGEVGVLAKQYLERGLLVPDHVITRVMMTELEKRRAEHWLLDGFPRTLGQAEALDRICELDLVISLNIPFETLKDRLSARWIHPASGRVYNMEFNPPHVHGVDDLTGEPLVQREDDKPEAVAARLRKYKDAAKPVIELYKSRGILHSFSGTETNKIWPYVYALLSNRIPPVHSEEEN from the exons aTGGCCTCCAAGGTGCTGCGGGCCGTGGTGCTGGGCCCCCCCGGCTCGGGCAAGGGGACGGTGTGCGAGAGGATCGCCCGCAGCTtcgggctgcagcacctctccagCGGGCAGTTCCTGCGGGAGAGCCTCCGCCGCGGCGGCG AAGTTGGCGTCTTGGCAAAGCAGTACCTCGAGCGAGGCCTCCTGGTGCCGGACCACGTCATCACGCGCGTGATGATGACGGAGCTGGAGAAGCGGCGAGCGGAGCACTGGCTGCTCGACG GTTTCCCGCGGACGCTGGGGCAAGCCGAGGCGCTGGACAGGATCTGCGAGCTGGACCTGGTGATCAGCCTGAACATCCCCTTCGAGACGCTGAAGGACCGCCTGAGCGCCCGCTGGATCCACCCGGCGAGCGGCAGGGTCTACAACATGGAGTTCAACCCGCCCCACGTTCAC GGCGTCGACGACCTGACGGGCGAGCCGCTGGTCCAGCGCGAGGACGACAAACCCGAGGCCGTCGCTGCCCGGCTGAGGAAGTACAAGGATGCCGCCAAGCCAGTGATAGAGCTATACAA GAGCAGGGGTATCCTGCACTCGTTTTCGGGGACAGAGACCAACAAGATCTGGCCGTACGTGTACGCTCTGCTTTCCAACAGGATCCCCCCTGTGCACTCGGAAGAGGAGAACTAA